From a region of the Acinetobacter larvae genome:
- a CDS encoding Dyp-type peroxidase, translated as MTAQSLILPLPSPHARYLVLNLTTLSLEELKKKLTQLLSTRDRLITQDPKANLKTVIAFGTQLWSQLYPERPAGFHDLAAIDGPLPMPARAADLFIHIAADREDFCFILSQCFFEGIREQIEVLNERVGFRYLDSRDLTGFIDGTENPQQLDERAETTLLDAQHGVFQDSSFVFVQRYVHHLDRWQKLSVDHQEKVIGRSKLESIEMADDVKPDDAHIARVVIEDDAGEELEILRHSLPYGEGHGEQGLFFVAYTRDLNIIDRMLGNMFGHTADGINDHLMRFTTPVDGAYFFVPSQQLLEDVIDAD; from the coding sequence ATGACAGCACAATCCTTAATTTTGCCTTTACCCTCACCGCATGCACGTTATTTGGTCTTAAATTTAACAACGCTCTCTCTTGAAGAGCTAAAGAAAAAACTCACGCAATTGCTGAGCACCAGAGATCGACTCATCACTCAAGATCCAAAGGCCAACTTAAAAACAGTCATCGCTTTTGGTACGCAGTTATGGTCGCAGCTCTATCCTGAACGTCCAGCAGGCTTTCACGATTTAGCTGCCATAGACGGTCCGCTACCAATGCCGGCACGTGCAGCGGATTTATTTATTCATATTGCAGCTGATCGGGAAGACTTTTGCTTTATCTTAAGTCAGTGTTTTTTTGAAGGGATTCGTGAGCAGATTGAAGTATTAAACGAACGTGTCGGTTTTCGTTATCTCGACAGCCGTGATTTGACTGGGTTTATTGATGGTACTGAAAATCCACAGCAACTGGATGAGCGCGCTGAAACCACCTTACTCGATGCACAACATGGTGTATTCCAAGACAGTTCTTTTGTCTTTGTCCAGCGCTATGTTCACCATTTGGACCGCTGGCAAAAGCTTTCTGTAGATCATCAAGAAAAAGTCATTGGTCGGTCTAAACTAGAAAGTATCGAAATGGCTGATGACGTCAAACCGGATGATGCGCATATTGCCCGTGTGGTGATTGAAGATGATGCCGGTGAAGAGTTGGAAATTCTACGTCACTCCTTGCCTTATGGTGAGGGTCATGGCGAACAAGGTTTATTTTTTGTGGCCTATACCCGTGATTTAAACATTATTGACCGTATGTTGGGCAATATGTTTGGTCATACCGCAGATGGTATCAATGACCACTTAATGCGCTTTACCACGCCTGTTGATGGTGCGTATTTCTTTGTTCCAAGCCAACAACTCTTAGAAGATGTCATCGACGCAGATTAA
- the znuB gene encoding zinc ABC transporter permease subunit ZnuB: MIEWLNLLLPSWIMGSLLVFLTAPLGCLMLWRRMSFFADTMAHGTLLGVAIAAALSLPLWFGVGLLALLLVGILWILYDPRLPNDALLALCSATLLCAGLVFIQNIPSLRPELLSYLFGDLLTISWEDLPIFAVIIALSLVILWKNWRAQLQVAIDPDIAVSEGVNAKWQRLIFMLLLALFTVLALRAVGSLLMGALLVIPALSARLLAHSPRQMVIITFILAQLGIAIGLWSSAWVNIATGLSIVLCMAFIFALIFVLQKFSKTS, from the coding sequence ATGATCGAATGGCTTAATTTATTACTGCCCTCCTGGATTATGGGGAGCTTATTGGTCTTTCTAACAGCACCTCTGGGCTGTTTGATGCTGTGGCGCCGCATGTCTTTTTTTGCAGATACCATGGCACATGGCACGCTCTTAGGGGTTGCCATTGCCGCAGCCCTCAGTTTACCGCTCTGGTTTGGTGTCGGTTTGTTGGCTTTATTGTTGGTCGGAATTTTATGGATACTCTATGACCCGCGCCTCCCCAATGACGCACTCTTGGCATTATGCTCGGCAACTTTACTCTGTGCAGGCTTAGTCTTTATCCAAAACATTCCAAGCCTTAGACCTGAGCTACTGAGCTACTTATTTGGTGACTTACTCACCATCAGCTGGGAAGACCTGCCGATTTTTGCAGTCATTATTGCGCTGTCTCTGGTGATCCTATGGAAAAATTGGCGCGCACAATTACAAGTCGCCATAGACCCAGATATTGCCGTCAGTGAAGGCGTCAATGCCAAATGGCAACGTCTCATCTTTATGTTATTACTGGCATTATTTACGGTATTGGCCTTGCGTGCGGTCGGTTCACTGCTGATGGGGGCGCTACTGGTGATCCCCGCACTCAGCGCTAGACTGTTGGCACACTCACCGCGTCAAATGGTGATCATCACTTTTATCTTGGCACAGCTGGGCATCGCCATTGGCTTATGGTCCAGTGCTTGGGTCAATATTGCCACCGGTTTAAGCATTGTTTTATGTATGGCTTTTATTTTTGCACTGATTTTTGTGCTACAGAAATTTAGCAAAACCAGCTAA